A window from Corynebacterium urealyticum DSM 7109 encodes these proteins:
- the thrC gene encoding threonine synthase: protein MDYFSTRDSSRTPAKFSDILLGGLAPDGGLYLPAEYPQLSDETLTEWRELLAEKGYAALAAEVLKIFVDDIPAEDLEAITARAYTTKAFAHEEIVPVTELEDGMYLGHLSEGPTAAFKDMAMQLLGELFEYELARRGETLNILGATSGDTGSAAEYAMRGRQGIRVFMLTPAGRMTPFQQAQMFGLDDPNIFNIALDGVFDDCQDVVKAVSADADFKRDNRIGAVNSINWARLMAQVVYYISSWLKLTESNDQKISFSVPTGNFGDICAGHIAKQMGLPIERLIVATNENDVLDEFFRTGEYRVRSSAETLKTSSPSMDISRASNFERFVFDLLGRDADRVADLFGVKVREGGFSLADEPAFPEAAATYGFASGTSSHADRVATIRDLHERLGVIIDPHTADGVKAAQQWRDQVEGPIVVLETALPVKFAETIEEAIGEVPEVPERFAGIMDADRHVVDLPNDAERVKQYILDSIAETKEVEN from the coding sequence GTGGACTACTTTTCGACTCGTGATTCTTCCCGTACCCCCGCCAAGTTCTCGGACATCCTGCTGGGCGGCCTGGCCCCGGACGGCGGCCTCTACCTGCCCGCCGAATACCCGCAGCTGAGCGACGAGACCCTCACCGAGTGGCGCGAGCTGCTCGCGGAGAAGGGCTATGCCGCGCTGGCTGCCGAGGTGCTGAAGATTTTTGTGGACGACATCCCGGCCGAGGACCTGGAGGCCATCACGGCCCGGGCGTATACGACGAAGGCTTTCGCGCACGAGGAGATCGTCCCCGTCACGGAGCTCGAGGACGGCATGTACCTGGGCCACCTCTCGGAGGGACCGACGGCTGCTTTTAAGGACATGGCCATGCAGCTGCTCGGCGAGCTGTTTGAGTACGAGCTGGCCCGCCGCGGCGAGACCCTGAACATCCTGGGCGCGACCAGCGGTGACACGGGTTCGGCGGCGGAGTACGCCATGCGTGGCCGCCAGGGGATCCGCGTGTTCATGCTGACCCCGGCCGGGCGCATGACGCCCTTCCAGCAGGCGCAGATGTTCGGCCTGGATGATCCGAATATCTTCAACATCGCCCTGGACGGGGTCTTCGATGACTGCCAGGACGTGGTCAAGGCCGTGTCCGCGGATGCGGATTTCAAGCGGGATAACCGCATCGGTGCGGTGAACTCCATCAACTGGGCGCGCCTGATGGCCCAGGTCGTGTACTACATCTCCTCCTGGCTGAAGCTGACGGAGTCGAATGATCAGAAGATCAGCTTCTCCGTGCCGACCGGCAATTTCGGCGACATCTGCGCAGGCCACATCGCCAAGCAGATGGGCCTGCCGATCGAGCGGTTGATCGTCGCGACGAATGAAAACGACGTGCTGGATGAGTTCTTCCGCACCGGCGAGTACCGGGTGCGCAGCTCCGCGGAGACGCTGAAGACCTCCAGCCCTTCGATGGATATTTCCCGTGCCTCGAACTTCGAGCGTTTCGTTTTCGACCTGCTGGGTCGGGACGCCGATCGGGTGGCGGACCTGTTCGGTGTGAAGGTGCGCGAGGGCGGGTTCTCCCTGGCCGACGAACCGGCGTTCCCGGAGGCAGCGGCGACGTACGGTTTCGCGTCCGGTACCTCTTCGCATGCGGATCGCGTGGCGACGATTCGGGATCTGCACGAGCGCCTGGGCGTGATCATCGACCCGCACACCGCCGATGGTGTGAAGGCCGCGCAGCAGTGGCGTGACCAGGTTGAGGGCCCGATCGTGGTCCTGGAGACGGCGCTGCCGGTGAAGTTCGCGGAGACCATCGAGGAGGCCATCGGGGAGGTCCCTGAGGTTCCGGAGCGCTTCGCCGGGATTATGGACGCTGACCGCCACGTGGTTGACCTGCCGAACGACGCTGAGCGCGTGAAGCAGTACATCCTGGACTCCATCGCGGAGACCAAGGAAGTCGAGAACTAG